ATAATCTAATTTGATTTCACATTGCAGCCTTCTGCATCAAAAACAAGACATTTACCGTTCATCAAATGGATTTTATAGGCATTATATTTTCTTTCGATGGAATGGATTACGCTGCAAGGATGATTCCTTGTCATAAATGAGACCATATTCTTTCTAATCTGGGCAGAAGAGATCTTTCTTCCGTTACTGTTTATTAAATTCCAGTTAACCATATTATTAAAATTTAGTGTTTATATTAGTTGTGAATTAATCATCAATTCTTTTAAAATTTCCGTTACTGTCAAATTCAAGCTCCAATCCGTTGGAAAGCTCTGCTTTATAAGACCATCTTTTCTTTTCGATCTTGATGATGTAGGTGTTGGGAAAGTTCTTTGTACTGTAATTTCTGATGGATACCGGAATAAAACCATACGGAAGCTTCTGATGCTTTCCATCCACTTCTTTCCAGTTTCCATTGCTGTCAAACTCCATTTTCATTCCATTAGTCAGATATACTTTATATTCGTCTACTCCATAGATTTCTCTGTCTTCTATGGCTGAGTTTACAGGGATTCCTTTAAAATGGGCAGCAAGAAAGTTTTTAGCTGTTTTAGGTAGCTGATTAGCATTGATCGCTCTGTCCTGTGCCGAAATTAAGCCTCCTATTAATAAAAACATAATCATCAATACTCCTGTGATTTTCTTTACATTTTTCATAACATTTAATTTTTCTGTCATTATTATGGAGCAAAGTTCCAAATCAATTTGGGAAAGAATTGGGAAAAATTATTTCGTTAAAAAATAAATAGGGTAAAGTTTAAATTTGACCACAGATTTTCGGAGATGATAACAGATGTTTACGTTGATTTTTAGAAAAGTATTAAAAACAGAAAAGCCACTAAGTAAAACTTAATGGCTTTTTATTAGATTTTATGATCTTATTATAGATATTCTTTAATCTGCTGAAGATGGGTAATGGCTTTTAATCCTTCCTTCTGCCTGTCTTCTTTATAGACATCGAAGAAAATAGCATCCATCCCGAAATCTGTTGCTCCCATGGCATCAGCAATCCAGTCATCCCCAATCAGAATACTTTCTTCTTTTCTGGCCTCAGAAAGCCCTAAGGAGTATTCAAAAATTCTGGGATTGGGTTTTCTTACTCCTACAGCATCTGCACTGGTAATCGTTTTAAAATAAGGTGCAATTCCGGACAGGGTACATTTTCTTTCTGTTACTTCCTGAAATCCATTGGAAATAATGTGTAATGTATAATTCTTAGCTTTCAGATATTCTAAAACATCTTCAGCTCCTTCTACCAATTCATTATGACTCACGATATTATCAAGGAAGTTTTCTTCAAAATAAAGAGCAAGTTCTTTATTATCTACTCCAAAATGTTTAAATGAATCATAAAAACGGTGTTCTCTCAAGTACTCTTTGCCAATAATCCCATCTCTGATCTTTTCCCATAAATCTTCATTGATATCATGGTAAACAGAGTGAAATTCCTCAAAATCAATATGATACTTTGAAGTAATTTCCTGTTTTTCAAAAAGTTCTTTGATGGTAAGATAGGCATTTCTGCGGTGATCCCAGAGTGTATTATCCAGGTCAAAAAAAACGTGCTGCATTTTCATACAGCACAAAGTTAATAATTTTAATTTTTCGAGATAGGATAATTTTTGCTCTTGCTTTTCACAATTTCAAGGCTTTTAGAAAAATTCAGCAAAAAATCAATGGTTTGTTTCTTAGGTTTCAAAGTTTTCACTTTTAAGGAGTCATTTTTTTTCATAAGCGAAGTATGTTTTCCTTAAAACGTGAAATTTCCCGAAATATTATTTATCTGGTTAATATTATATTATTTTCATCCATGATTTTTCTCAGGTTTATGAGCGCATACCGTACTCTTCCAAGGGTAGTATTAATGCTCATATCCGTATGATCTGCAATTTCCTTGAAGCTAAGCCCGTCAAAAAATCTCAGTTTGATTACTTCTTGCTGATTTTGTGGTAAAAACTGCAGCATCCTTAAAAGATCCTCCTGTATTTGATTCGTCACAAGCTGATCTTCAATATTTTCAGAAGGCTCTCTGATCAAATCAAAAATAGAATATTCATCGGTTTCAAAAGTAGTTTCCGAAACTTTTATATTCTTTGCTTTTGATCTGAAATGATCGATGATTAAATTGTGGGAAATTCTTTTTGCCCAAAGGATAAATTTACCTTCTTCGTTATAGCGCCCTTCTTTCAACATAACAATAATTTTCATGAATGTATCCTGAAAGATATCATTAGCTAAATCTTCATCATTAATTTTGTAAAAAATGAATGTAAACAGTTCTCTCTGATGTCGATGAATAAGGGTTGACAACGCACCCTCGTCTCCTTTCTGGTAAAGGGAAATTAGTAAACTATCCGATTTTGATTTCATAACTCTTCTCAATATAAATATTTGCAGACAAGCATTCTACCAGATATTTCTTCTGGCCTTTGCTGTATAAACAAAACAGTTCTAGAGTAGAGTCTCTTCTATAGGCGGTAGTACAATTATTATGATGTAAATATAATAATTTTTTAATAACTGTTAACCTATTATTAAATTTTATAGAGAAAAATCTAAAAAAAATCATTTAAACATGTCATGAATAAAGACTGTAGGGATATTTAATGTAAAATTAATATTTAGACCTTTCATCTCTTTTCCGTTCAATCGGGTGTCTCCTATAGGAAAAGCATAGCCTCCGGTAAGGTCCAGCATCCCAAACAAGGTGACTCCTATCTTAGGGGCAATGTATTTATTGGTTCCTTCTACTCCTGCCAAAAAGTAATAAGAGTGATAGAAGTCCACATTTTTTTCAAAATTAAGAAGAACATCCGCCTGCAGCTTTGGCATGATAGCAAATTTGGAGTCCGCTACTCCCATCAGTGCAGATCCTCCCAATCTGTAAATCACATCATCATTTTTGAGAAAAAGTAATTTCCCTCCTATTTCACCAAAACTTTGATTCTGATAAGTATACCCTACAGTAATCATTTTATGCATGGTATATTGTGCCTTTGCTAATGTACTTAGCAAAAACAGGGACAGGACAGCAACTACAGCTCGAAAATTCATCATCTTTCTATATTATTAAGGTGTAAAATTAAAAAAAACTGCCTTATCCAAAGATAAAGCAGTTCATTTATTATTCTTTAAGGGAAATTAAATTCCAAAAGCGGCTTTAATTTCCTCTACTTTGTCTAGTTTCTCCCAAGTAAAGAACTCTAGCCCTTTCAATGTAAGCTCATTTTTATGCCCTTTATTGAACGTTTTATCAGCTATATAGTGCTCTTTACCCATATGTCCGTAAGAAGCTGTTTCCTGATAGACCGGATTTCTTAATTTTAAGTTCTGCTCGATAGCATAAGGTCTTAAATCAAAAATCTCAGAAACTTTTTTCGCGATATCACCATCATGAAGGTCTACTTTTGCAGTCCCGTAAGTATTGATGTATAAACCACAAGGCTCAGCTACTCCAATAGCATAAGAAACCTGTACTAAAACTTCATCAGCTACTCCTGCAGCTACTAGGTTTTTAGCAATATGTCTTGTAGCATAAGCAGCACTTCTGTCTACTTTAGAAGGGTCTTTTCCAGAGAAAGCACCACCACCGTGAGCTCCTTTACCACCGTAAGTATCAACGATGATTTTTCTACCTGTAAGACCTGTATCCCCGTGAGGTCCTCCGATTACAAATTTCCCTGTAGGATTGATATGATATTTGATCTGATCGTTGAATAAAGCCTTGATTTCCTCTGTCTGCTGTGCAATAACTCTGGGAACCAGAATGTTTTTAATATCCTCACGGATCTTATTCAGCATTTCCTCTTCAGCTGCAAAATCATCATGCTGAGTAGAAACTACGATAGAATCAATTCTAATTGGTTTGTGGTCATCAGAATACTCAATAGTTACCTGACTCTTTGCATCAGGACGAAGATAAGTGATTTCTTTATTTTCTCTTCTGATTGCAGAAAGTTCTTTTAGAATCGTGTGGGCAAGATCCAATGCAAGAGGCATATAATTAGCCGTTTCATTGGTAGCATATCCAAACATCATTCCCTGATCTCCTGCTCCCTGTGCATTTGCTTTTGCTTCGAAAGACTCATCATTTACAGCTCTGTCAACTCCCTGGTTGATATCAGGTGACTGCTCATGGATAGCAGAGATCACTCCACAAGAATCTCCATTGAACATATATTCTCCTTTTGTATACCCAATTCCGTTGATTACTTCTCTGGCAATGGTCTGTACATCAAGATAAGCATCTGATTTTACTTCTCCTGCCAATACCACCTGTCCGGTAGTTACAAGAGTTTCACATGCTACTTTTGAGTCTTTATCATATGCTAAAAAATGGTCGATTAATGCATCAGAGATTTGATCGGCAATTTTATCCGGATGTCCTTCTGAAACTGATTCAGATGTAAATAAATAAGACATATAATTCTTTTGTTTTTAAAGATTTAAAAAAATTGTATTGAAGAAAAATATGAAATAAAATTGCCCAGAAAAAAAGAATACTGTTTTAGCATATTTTTATAGAGGTTGCAATCAGGTCAAATTTTTCCTCGTAATAAACGTCAGCAAATTTAAGTACTATTTTCGTAATACTCAAAAATTTTGTTTATTAATTATTATTTTATTTAAATTGATGATTTCTATCACTTTAAAGCATTTCCATTACTGAGGCTTAATGCTTACAAATTCTTTTGGACTTTCGTGATAATTCAGCTTAAGTTCTAAAGAAGTTTTGATAGAATGTGACAATTCGTCAATAATTTTCTGCTTAAATGTTGGCTTATAATAAATAATACTGATTTCTCGATAAGGGAAAGGTTTTTTGAATCTGAAAACATTTTTCTTCTGTTCTTCTGAAAGCTGACTCAATGCAAGCTCCGGCAGAATACTGATTCCCCCTACTTTATCTACCATGTGTACCAGGGTCTGGATATTGGAAGCCAGGAAATCTAAATTTTTAGGCTTCAATGTATTTTCTTTCAGATGGCAAATGTTTTCAAACTGATTTCTAAGGCAGTTTCCTTCTTCAAGCAGCCATACTTTTTCTACATTCAGATCTTCCGGAATGATGTAAGAATTTTTTTTGTTGGCCTCTGTATTGGAACTGTAAATCATCAGTTCTTCGTTGAATAAGAAATCCTGATAAAACTCATCAGCTGTGTCATATGGCGTTGAGATAATTCCCGCATCCAGCTCTCCGGCTTTTAAAGCTTTAATAATATTATCCGTTGTCATTTCTTTTACATTCATCTGAATCTTTGGATTATCTTCAAGGAATTTGAAAATTTCCGTAGGCAGAATGAAAGAAGAAACAGTAGGAATAATTCCAAGATTAAGAGTTCCTCCTAAAATATTATTCAACAGATTCGCTTTGTTTTTCAGCTCATTGACAGATTCTATAATAACTTTTGCCTGATCAATAATCTGAAGACCTACATCCGTGGTACGAATCGGGTGAGTAGTTCTGTCGAAAACCTTCACATCCAGTTCATCCTCAAATTTCTGTATCATGGCACTTAACGTAGGTTGCGTAATAAAACATGCCTGAGCTGCTTTACCAAAATGTTTATACTTATCAACAGCGATAAGATACTCCAGTTGCTGAATGTTCATTTGATTAATATTATCTATTACAAAGATATAACGTTTTTGTTATTAGCAATTAAAAATTCAAGTAAATTTGATATTCACTACCTTTACACTTCGATTTAGAAAAAGGAAAAAGAATTATTCAAATCTTCAATTATATGGATTCTAAAAAATTAACGTTAAGCAACGGAGCACCTTACTTTGAGCATCAGGATTCACAGACGGTAGGACCAAGAGGCCCTGTATTGCTGCAAGACTTTATTCTTCAGGAAAATCTTGCCCATTTCGTTAGGGAAAGAATTCCTGAAAGAATAGTGCACGCTAAAGGAAGCGGAGCATACGGAACCTTTACCGTAACCCATGATATAAGCCAGTACACAAAAGCAAAACTGTTTTCAAAAGTGGGAAACTCATGCAGAATGTTTGCCCGTTTCTCCACTGTGGGAGGAGAAAAAGGAAGTGCAGATACTGCAAGAGACCCTAGAGGTTTTGCTTTAAAATTTTATACAGAAGACGGAAACTGGGATCTTGTAGGAAATAACACTCCGGTATTCTTTATTAAGGATGCAAAAAAATTTCCGGACTTTATCCATACTCAAAAAAGACTTCCAAAAACCAATTTAAAAAGTGCCACAATGATGTGGGATTTCTGGAGTTTAAATCCTGAATCACTTCATCAGGTTCTTATATTAATGTCAGACAGAGGAACACCTTACGGATACAGACATATGCATGGATTTGGGTCTCATACTTTCTCTATGATCAATGATAAAAATGAAAGAGTATGGGTAAAATTCCACTTCAAAACAAAACAAGGGGTAAAAAACTTCACCAATGAAGAAGCGGTAAAAATGGCCGGAGAAAACCCGGATTTTGCGCAGGAAGATCTTTGCAACGCTATCGAAAATGGAGAGTTCCCAAAATGGACTATGTACATTCAGGTGATGACAGAGGAGCAGGCAAAAGATTTCAGATGGAACCCGTTTGATGTAACAAAAGTATGGTTCCACGATGATTTCCCTCTGATTGAGGTAGGAGAAATGGAGCTGAATGAAGTTCCTGTTAATTATTTTGCCCATGTTGAGCAGTCAACATTTTCACCAAGCAGCCTGATCAACGGAATCAGCTTTTCACCGGACAAAATGCTGCAGGGAAGGTT
The window above is part of the Chryseobacterium sp. MA9 genome. Proteins encoded here:
- a CDS encoding PepSY-like domain-containing protein; this encodes MKNVKKITGVLMIMFLLIGGLISAQDRAINANQLPKTAKNFLAAHFKGIPVNSAIEDREIYGVDEYKVYLTNGMKMEFDSNGNWKEVDGKHQKLPYGFIPVSIRNYSTKNFPNTYIIKIEKKRWSYKAELSNGLELEFDSNGNFKRIDD
- a CDS encoding YjjG family noncanonical pyrimidine nucleotidase → MKMQHVFFDLDNTLWDHRRNAYLTIKELFEKQEITSKYHIDFEEFHSVYHDINEDLWEKIRDGIIGKEYLREHRFYDSFKHFGVDNKELALYFEENFLDNIVSHNELVEGAEDVLEYLKAKNYTLHIISNGFQEVTERKCTLSGIAPYFKTITSADAVGVRKPNPRIFEYSLGLSEARKEESILIGDDWIADAMGATDFGMDAIFFDVYKEDRQKEGLKAITHLQQIKEYL
- a CDS encoding RNA polymerase sigma factor gives rise to the protein MKSKSDSLLISLYQKGDEGALSTLIHRHQRELFTFIFYKINDEDLANDIFQDTFMKIIVMLKEGRYNEEGKFILWAKRISHNLIIDHFRSKAKNIKVSETTFETDEYSIFDLIREPSENIEDQLVTNQIQEDLLRMLQFLPQNQQEVIKLRFFDGLSFKEIADHTDMSINTTLGRVRYALINLRKIMDENNIILTR
- the metK gene encoding methionine adenosyltransferase, whose protein sequence is MSYLFTSESVSEGHPDKIADQISDALIDHFLAYDKDSKVACETLVTTGQVVLAGEVKSDAYLDVQTIAREVINGIGYTKGEYMFNGDSCGVISAIHEQSPDINQGVDRAVNDESFEAKANAQGAGDQGMMFGYATNETANYMPLALDLAHTILKELSAIRRENKEITYLRPDAKSQVTIEYSDDHKPIRIDSIVVSTQHDDFAAEEEMLNKIREDIKNILVPRVIAQQTEEIKALFNDQIKYHINPTGKFVIGGPHGDTGLTGRKIIVDTYGGKGAHGGGAFSGKDPSKVDRSAAYATRHIAKNLVAAGVADEVLVQVSYAIGVAEPCGLYINTYGTAKVDLHDGDIAKKVSEIFDLRPYAIEQNLKLRNPVYQETASYGHMGKEHYIADKTFNKGHKNELTLKGLEFFTWEKLDKVEEIKAAFGI
- a CDS encoding LysR substrate-binding domain-containing protein: MNIQQLEYLIAVDKYKHFGKAAQACFITQPTLSAMIQKFEDELDVKVFDRTTHPIRTTDVGLQIIDQAKVIIESVNELKNKANLLNNILGGTLNLGIIPTVSSFILPTEIFKFLEDNPKIQMNVKEMTTDNIIKALKAGELDAGIISTPYDTADEFYQDFLFNEELMIYSSNTEANKKNSYIIPEDLNVEKVWLLEEGNCLRNQFENICHLKENTLKPKNLDFLASNIQTLVHMVDKVGGISILPELALSQLSEEQKKNVFRFKKPFPYREISIIYYKPTFKQKIIDELSHSIKTSLELKLNYHESPKEFVSIKPQ
- a CDS encoding catalase, with protein sequence MDSKKLTLSNGAPYFEHQDSQTVGPRGPVLLQDFILQENLAHFVRERIPERIVHAKGSGAYGTFTVTHDISQYTKAKLFSKVGNSCRMFARFSTVGGEKGSADTARDPRGFALKFYTEDGNWDLVGNNTPVFFIKDAKKFPDFIHTQKRLPKTNLKSATMMWDFWSLNPESLHQVLILMSDRGTPYGYRHMHGFGSHTFSMINDKNERVWVKFHFKTKQGVKNFTNEEAVKMAGENPDFAQEDLCNAIENGEFPKWTMYIQVMTEEQAKDFRWNPFDVTKVWFHDDFPLIEVGEMELNEVPVNYFAHVEQSTFSPSSLINGISFSPDKMLQGRLFSYPDAHRYRVGVNAHQLEVNRCPFAVNNYQRDGYMADSSYYQDKPNYHPNSFDDIKVDSDYKSFEYELDSAHVASYNRNDNDSDHYTQPGLLYSKAMNADDRDHLIKNIVGSMNGITGPKKDEIINRQLCHFFRANIELGMKVASQLNVNIDANMMNHSK